A window of Drosophila santomea strain STO CAGO 1482 chromosome X, Prin_Dsan_1.1, whole genome shotgun sequence genomic DNA:
aaagaaaaacaaagggGAAAACATGTCAGTTTATATCTTACTAGCCCTCGACAGATTTGCCTCACTTGCCACATCTTACTTACTTGTCACCTCATTCACATAGCACAGGAttcaaaaatatgtacaaatCACGCGCCTTTTTGCCCAGGGCGGCAAAGTCACTTAATCCTGATCCTAGTCGCAAGCCACGAAAGTAAGTTAGCAAATTCCCAATGCCCATACCCAATTTAACAATATTGTGGCCCTCGAAAGGCTTTGCGTGGAAGAGCAGCAATTTCTGAACTTTGCAAAAACTATACCAAAAGCTGAGAATGTGACTAGCGGTCTGCCCAAGTTCGTCGGGTTCGACCATGATGTGCCGCCAGCTGATTACATGGTGAAGTGTATCCAGGACAACGAGTGTCCGGATGTCATTGTCACCGTCAATGGACGCATGTTCCCGTGCCACAGGCTCGTGCTCAGCATTTACTCGAAGCGAATGCTTAAGCTATTGGCAGGCGACGTAAGGAATATTGTGTTTGAAAAGGAGGATCTGACGCCGAAGGCATTCAGCGATGCATATCAATGGATGATTTCCACAAGGGGTGAGCTGAACACGTGCGATATGGTGGACATTTTGAGAGCCGCCTACTTTCTGGATATACCCGAGCTGCTCGAGGCTTGTTGGATAACCCTGGATAGTCCTGTTGTCGACGAGTTATCTGCGTTTAACATCATGTATGAGGCGCGTGCCGCCACTAACATGCCGGAAGTATTCGATAAGCTGGCGGGACGACTCAACAAGGCAACTTTGCCAGCCGCATCCTCTATGGAGTTCCTCAGCCTCAGCGAGGTGCAAATTTGCTCCATACTGAAGTCCAGTACTCTGGCAGTCAACTCGGAAATGGAGGCAAGTACATCTATCTGTcaatctatctatctatctatctatgtatctaAGTAGTTTCCTAGCGAGATATTAGAACTTGGTAAAGTAACTATAGTAATCCAATGGTCCTAACTTCAATTCACAGCTCCTATACTGCGCCTTGATGTGGCTATCGCATTGCTGGCCACAGCGCCGTTCCAGCACCAATGTGGTTTTGAAACACATCCGCTTTGGCTACCTGCCGCCCACCATGCTGAGCAAGTTCAGGACAAAAGAACGCAACCAGGTGGGCCACTTTGGTGAGATACTAGAGGAGTTCAGCAAGTCGCCCGATATCAACCAACTCGTGCGGGATGGACTGTTCGACAGCAGTTTGATCATAGCCGTATACAATGATCCCAATGTCGTCGAGGAGAACGTGGAGTTCAAGCAGGTGAAGCTGACGGATCCACGCTGTTGGATACGGGATCATCTATGTGAATACCATCGGAACGTGACCACGCTGTGTCCGAATATGCGTTACATAACGCCAGACCAATTCGAAAAGTACCTGATGTGCCTATCAAGGTCACGACTAGAGTATCCCGATTATGAAACTGAAGAAGAATCAGAATCCGATTGGGAAATGAAGCGGGAAATCAAAAAGTTGATGCTCTTGAAGAGTGTGGTCGGCATGGATGCGGATTTGGATAGGCAAATCAATCTTATTAGGCAGAAGCGAAGCGATCGAAATCAAGATCCAAAAACTCAGATTGTGCAGGCATAGGGCCTGCATCTACAAAACGTAAAATTCGCAAGTTGAAATTAGTTATAAATCATTCATTATTGGTGTTTGCACTTACTCTTTGCCGCACTCATTAG
This region includes:
- the LOC120455162 gene encoding kelch-like protein 4, producing the protein MYKSRAFLPRAAKSLNPDPSRKPRKLCVEEQQFLNFAKTIPKAENVTSGLPKFVGFDHDVPPADYMVKCIQDNECPDVIVTVNGRMFPCHRLVLSIYSKRMLKLLAGDVRNIVFEKEDLTPKAFSDAYQWMISTRGELNTCDMVDILRAAYFLDIPELLEACWITLDSPVVDELSAFNIMYEARAATNMPEVFDKLAGRLNKATLPAASSMEFLSLSEVQICSILKSSTLAVNSEMELLYCALMWLSHCWPQRRSSTNVVLKHIRFGYLPPTMLSKFRTKERNQVGHFGEILEEFSKSPDINQLVRDGLFDSSLIIAVYNDPNVVEENVEFKQVKLTDPRCWIRDHLCEYHRNVTTLCPNMRYITPDQFEKYLMCLSRSRLEYPDYETEEESESDWEMKREIKKLMLLKSVVGMDADLDRQINLIRQKRSDRNQDPKTQIVQA